One window of Rubrivirga sp. SAORIC476 genomic DNA carries:
- a CDS encoding LCCL domain-containing protein codes for MRFLTLLCLLVLVGCSAASDAVRSLPGTPTPSTPPAQTFEYDVLHGAADWDTQVSDYRGRNGDIVAFDCQGDPNETPPSGAGAVYGGGADGRGLFTDDSRVCWAGVFAGAIPRTGGRLYVEVRPEADTFPGGYTRNAVSTVDWPSYEGGGFVVLGAR; via the coding sequence ATGCGATTCCTGACCCTCCTCTGCCTCCTCGTCCTCGTCGGATGCTCCGCCGCCTCCGACGCCGTCCGCTCCCTGCCGGGCACGCCCACGCCGAGCACGCCCCCCGCCCAGACCTTCGAGTACGACGTGCTCCACGGCGCTGCCGACTGGGACACCCAGGTCTCCGACTACCGGGGCCGAAACGGCGACATCGTCGCCTTCGACTGTCAGGGCGATCCGAACGAGACGCCCCCGAGCGGCGCGGGCGCCGTCTACGGCGGCGGCGCGGACGGCCGCGGCCTCTTCACCGACGACTCCCGCGTGTGCTGGGCCGGCGTCTTCGCGGGCGCCATCCCGCGCACCGGCGGGCGGCTATACGTCGAGGTCCGCCCCGAGGCGGACACCTTCCCCGGCGGCTACACCCGGAACGCGGTGTCCACGGTAGACTGGCCGTCGTACGAGGGCGGCGGGTTCGTCGTCCTCGGCGCGCGGTAG
- a CDS encoding ECF-type sigma factor — protein MPDSLDALLTASRQGDASAAAALFEATYDELRRLAGRVRRGRASATLNTTALVHEAFLRLAEGAAAESRAHFLAIAAKAMRHVVVDDARRRLAVKRGGGVEHVALRETLVGEGPAPDLLALDEALDRLAEVDARAAAVVECRFFGGLTVEETAGALAVSPRTVERTWRAARVRLFQTLRDD, from the coding sequence GTGCCCGACTCCCTCGACGCCCTGCTCACCGCCTCCCGGCAGGGAGACGCGTCCGCGGCGGCGGCCCTCTTCGAGGCGACCTACGACGAACTCCGCAGGCTCGCCGGACGCGTCCGACGCGGGCGCGCGTCGGCGACCCTCAACACGACGGCGCTCGTCCACGAGGCCTTCCTGCGGCTCGCCGAGGGGGCCGCGGCGGAGAGCCGGGCGCACTTCCTCGCCATCGCCGCCAAGGCCATGCGCCACGTCGTCGTGGACGATGCCCGGCGCCGCCTCGCCGTCAAGCGCGGCGGCGGCGTCGAGCACGTCGCACTCCGCGAGACGCTCGTCGGCGAGGGCCCCGCGCCCGACCTGCTCGCCCTCGACGAGGCCCTCGACCGGCTGGCTGAGGTGGACGCCCGCGCCGCCGCCGTCGTCGAGTGCCGCTTCTTCGGCGGCCTGACCGTCGAGGAGACGGCCGGCGCCCTCGCCGTCTCGCCGCGCACCGTCGAGCGGACGTGGCGCGCGGCCCGTGTCCGCCTCTTCCAGACCCTCCGCGACGACTAG
- a CDS encoding HAD family phosphatase — protein MLDLLAFDLDGTLADTEDLKAKSYAWAAHRLRPDLDPATVETAYADCIGFSRREISQMLLDRFDLEAAARAHDPAVAPWESYVGLRLEHYRAMLADGDLVRAHARPAATLVREAHALARHVALVTTSGRQNAGLVLAALGLGDAFDDIITADDVVKTKPDPEGYRLALSRASAHPARSLAIEDSPAGVRAAVAAELPVLAVPDALTREGIQALVGAGALPATSVLAPDVLAEVVRRRAEAV, from the coding sequence ATGCTCGACCTCCTCGCCTTCGACCTCGACGGCACCCTCGCCGACACCGAGGACCTCAAGGCGAAATCCTACGCCTGGGCGGCACACCGCCTCCGCCCCGACCTCGACCCCGCGACCGTCGAGACGGCCTACGCCGACTGCATCGGCTTCTCGCGGCGCGAGATCTCCCAGATGCTGCTCGATCGGTTCGACCTGGAGGCGGCCGCGCGAGCGCACGACCCGGCCGTCGCGCCCTGGGAGAGCTACGTCGGCCTGCGGCTGGAGCACTACCGCGCGATGCTGGCCGACGGCGACCTCGTCCGCGCCCACGCCCGGCCTGCGGCGACGCTGGTGCGGGAGGCCCACGCACTGGCCCGGCACGTCGCGCTCGTGACCACCAGCGGGCGGCAGAACGCCGGGCTCGTGCTCGCCGCCCTCGGCCTCGGCGATGCGTTCGACGACATCATCACAGCCGACGACGTGGTGAAGACGAAGCCCGACCCGGAGGGCTATCGTCTCGCGCTCAGCCGAGCGTCGGCCCACCCGGCGCGGTCGCTGGCCATCGAGGACTCTCCGGCGGGCGTCCGCGCTGCCGTCGCTGCCGAGTTGCCCGTGCTCGCCGTGCCGGACGCGCTCACCCGCGAGGGCATCCAGGCGCTCGTCGGGGCAGGTGCGCTCCCGGCCACCTCCGTCCTCGCCCCAGACGTCCTCGCTGAGGTCGTCCGCCGACGCGCCGAGGCGGTGTAG
- a CDS encoding acyl-CoA carboxylase subunit beta: MSDPTADALYADLDARRAESREGGGEARVARQHDKGKLTARERIEILLDPGSFVETGAFVRHQATGFGLEDSRPYGDGVVTGWGTIDGRTVTVYSQDFTVFGGSLGLAHAEKIVRLMELALENGYPVIGLNDSGGARIQEGVAALGGYADIFLQNTLASGVVPQISAVLGPCAGGAVYSPAITDFVFMARGTSYMFVTGPNVVKTVTNEEVTQEELGGADTHASKSGVCHRAFANEGALLMGIRELMAYLPSNCEDAPPTAATSDPADRADLELDALVPTNPNKPYDIHEVIRRVVDGGTFFEIHPDFAANIVVGFARLGGKSVGVVANQPAVLAGVLDIDASVKGARFVRFCDAFGIPLVVFEDVPGFLPGTDQEWNGIIRHGAKLLYAFCEATVPKLTVITRKAYGGAYDVMNSKHIRADLNLAWPTAEIAVMGPKGAVEIIRKREIAAADDPAAAEAQFTEEYRQHFANPYVAAERGYVDDVIRPSETRGRLIRALTMLANKVQTLPRKKHGNLPL, translated from the coding sequence ATGTCCGACCCGACCGCCGACGCCCTCTACGCCGACCTCGACGCCCGCCGCGCCGAATCCCGCGAGGGCGGAGGCGAGGCCCGCGTCGCCCGCCAGCACGACAAGGGCAAGCTGACCGCCCGCGAGCGCATTGAGATCCTGCTCGACCCCGGCTCGTTCGTCGAGACCGGCGCGTTCGTCCGCCACCAGGCGACGGGCTTCGGGCTGGAGGACTCCCGGCCGTACGGTGACGGCGTCGTGACCGGCTGGGGCACCATCGACGGGCGGACGGTGACCGTCTACTCGCAGGACTTCACCGTCTTCGGCGGCTCGCTGGGACTCGCCCACGCTGAGAAGATCGTCCGCCTGATGGAGCTGGCGCTGGAGAACGGCTACCCGGTGATCGGGCTCAACGACTCGGGCGGGGCGCGCATCCAGGAAGGCGTCGCGGCGCTGGGCGGCTACGCCGACATCTTCCTGCAGAACACCCTGGCGTCCGGCGTCGTGCCCCAGATCTCGGCGGTCCTCGGGCCGTGCGCGGGCGGCGCGGTCTACTCCCCCGCGATCACCGACTTCGTGTTCATGGCGCGCGGGACGAGCTACATGTTCGTGACCGGACCGAACGTGGTCAAGACCGTCACCAACGAGGAGGTGACGCAGGAGGAACTGGGCGGCGCCGACACGCACGCCAGCAAGTCGGGCGTCTGCCACCGCGCGTTCGCCAACGAGGGCGCCCTGCTGATGGGCATCCGCGAGCTGATGGCCTACCTGCCCTCCAACTGCGAGGACGCCCCGCCGACGGCCGCCACCAGCGACCCCGCCGACCGGGCCGACCTCGAGTTGGACGCGCTCGTGCCGACCAACCCGAACAAGCCGTACGACATCCACGAGGTCATCCGGCGCGTCGTGGACGGGGGCACGTTCTTCGAGATCCACCCCGACTTCGCTGCCAACATCGTGGTCGGCTTCGCCCGCCTCGGCGGCAAGAGCGTCGGGGTCGTGGCGAACCAGCCGGCCGTGCTGGCGGGCGTGCTCGACATCGACGCCTCCGTCAAGGGCGCGCGGTTCGTGCGCTTCTGCGACGCGTTCGGGATCCCGCTGGTCGTCTTCGAGGACGTGCCGGGCTTCCTGCCGGGCACCGACCAGGAGTGGAACGGCATCATCCGCCACGGCGCCAAGCTGCTCTACGCCTTCTGCGAGGCGACCGTGCCCAAGCTGACCGTCATCACGCGCAAGGCCTACGGCGGCGCCTACGACGTGATGAACTCGAAGCACATCCGCGCCGACCTCAACCTGGCGTGGCCGACGGCCGAGATCGCGGTCATGGGGCCGAAGGGCGCCGTCGAGATCATCCGCAAGCGCGAGATCGCGGCGGCCGACGACCCCGCCGCCGCCGAGGCCCAGTTCACGGAGGAGTACCGCCAGCACTTCGCCAATCCCTACGTCGCCGCCGAGCGCGGCTATGTGGACGACGTGATCCGCCCGTCGGAGACCCGAGGCCGGCTCATCCGCGCGCTGACCATGTTGGCGAACAAGGTCCAGACGCTACCGCGCAAGAAGCACGGCAACCTGCCGCTGTAG
- the smc gene encoding chromosome segregation protein SMC has translation MYLSRLDLHGFKSFAQKTTVDFSPGVTAIVGPNGCGKSNVIDAVRWVLGEQRSRLLRSESMAGVIFNGSSGKKPLGMAEVSLTVENTRGVLPTEFSEVTVTRRLYRNGDSDYLLNGTVCRLRDILDLFMDTGMGAGAYSVIELSMVEDILSENAGDRRRLFEEAAGVTKYKRRRAQALKRLEATQSDLTRLDDIIEEVEKQVRSLSRQAQKAARHERLATRLRRLELAMAAHDVERLQAERDALEATVRTRGTEAEGLGAQVAAGEAQIEQARTALVGLEQNMASAARALQAHAETVQALEAEIRLGDERQQAGRRALDRIARERDADAARAEDAAADEADAESRIETAEATLAERDAALLVADGERVEARDAAEATRQAAQSARASAAEALSALRDAERAVERARDRRTLLTAEAERVEAERATLASAPEAQPDHARLDAAEADLQAASEAVNTAVAARDAARSAFEAADAERQSARSAARAAKAEADLLQALVEAGPEGDGAVAFLAAHPEVNAPPLAELVGADEADRLALDAALGAWTEALVVPDDDAADAAIGRLRAAERGRATFLVLSRVGKTQTERSPAPPGSTPALALAKADARLQPLLQALLGNTFVVGSLMEARALRDTYPVARFVTREGAWTDASGAVHGGSATPSEGAGRFGVRERLADAAEALAEAERVRDAAETAAEAARAARDAAEQARRQAEQARDAARTARDAARDAVTRADAQASARDAQAARLGARADELRQQIEALPEADALEDEASARRLAASDAEARQARADAALDAASAARQTAEAAWSDARLAHARAQSAAQAARDARDRARAIRADIARRQADRDAEAERLAAEIAETGAAAETVTARLDAERRRTDALQTTASDAETAVLQGRARIADAERGLRELRQQREVAATARADAERRLAEVATRQETTLERLQEEHGADLDDANEELDRLQAEELFQPETARAEIPDLRRKIRDLGAVNALALESYEEEQERLAFLQGQRTDLADAEASLLETIREINETARARFDETFSQVREAFQKIFADLFGGDATADVTLDGDDPLEAPVSITARPKGKRPVSLTQLSGGEKTLTATALLFAIYLVKPSPFCILDEVDAPLDDANVGRFMRLIRSFADSTQFILVTHNKLTMEAADRMYGVTMPTPGISRLVGVRFDEEETAVEA, from the coding sequence GTGTACCTCAGTCGGCTCGATCTCCACGGCTTCAAGAGCTTCGCCCAGAAGACGACCGTGGACTTCTCCCCGGGCGTGACGGCCATCGTCGGGCCGAACGGGTGCGGCAAGTCGAACGTGATCGACGCGGTCCGCTGGGTGCTCGGCGAGCAGCGGTCGCGGCTGCTCCGGAGCGAGTCGATGGCGGGCGTCATCTTCAACGGCTCGTCGGGGAAGAAGCCGCTGGGCATGGCCGAGGTCTCGCTGACGGTGGAGAACACGCGCGGCGTGCTGCCGACCGAGTTCTCGGAGGTGACGGTCACGCGGCGCCTCTACCGCAACGGCGACTCGGACTACCTGCTGAACGGCACCGTCTGCCGCCTGCGCGACATCCTGGACCTGTTCATGGACACCGGCATGGGCGCCGGGGCGTACTCCGTGATCGAGCTGTCGATGGTCGAGGACATCCTGTCGGAGAACGCAGGCGACCGGCGCCGGCTGTTCGAGGAGGCCGCGGGCGTGACCAAGTACAAGCGCCGCCGCGCGCAGGCGCTCAAGCGGCTGGAGGCGACGCAGTCCGACCTGACCCGCCTCGACGACATCATCGAGGAGGTCGAGAAGCAGGTGCGCTCGCTGAGCCGACAGGCGCAGAAGGCGGCGCGGCACGAGCGGCTGGCCACGCGGCTGCGGCGGCTGGAGCTGGCGATGGCGGCCCACGACGTGGAGCGGCTCCAGGCCGAGCGCGACGCGCTGGAGGCGACCGTCCGCACGCGGGGCACCGAGGCGGAGGGCCTGGGCGCACAGGTGGCGGCGGGCGAAGCCCAGATCGAGCAGGCGCGGACGGCCCTCGTGGGCCTCGAACAGAACATGGCGTCGGCCGCGCGGGCGCTCCAGGCGCACGCCGAGACCGTCCAGGCGCTGGAGGCCGAGATCCGGCTGGGCGACGAGCGCCAGCAGGCGGGGCGCCGCGCGCTCGACCGCATCGCCCGCGAGCGCGACGCCGACGCGGCCCGCGCCGAGGACGCCGCTGCGGACGAAGCCGACGCCGAGAGCCGGATCGAGACCGCCGAGGCGACGCTCGCCGAGCGCGACGCCGCCCTCCTCGTGGCCGACGGCGAGCGCGTCGAGGCCCGCGACGCCGCCGAGGCGACCCGGCAGGCCGCGCAGTCGGCTCGGGCGAGCGCTGCGGAGGCGCTGTCCGCCCTGCGCGACGCCGAGCGGGCCGTCGAGCGCGCCCGCGACCGCCGCACCCTGCTGACCGCCGAGGCCGAGCGGGTCGAGGCCGAACGCGCCACCCTGGCGTCCGCCCCGGAGGCCCAGCCCGACCACGCCCGCCTCGACGCCGCCGAGGCCGACCTCCAGGCCGCGTCCGAGGCCGTCAACACCGCTGTCGCGGCCCGCGACGCCGCCCGCTCGGCCTTCGAGGCCGCCGACGCCGAGCGGCAGTCGGCCCGGTCTGCCGCTCGCGCCGCGAAGGCCGAGGCCGACCTGCTGCAGGCGCTCGTCGAGGCCGGGCCGGAAGGCGACGGCGCGGTCGCCTTCCTCGCCGCCCACCCCGAGGTGAACGCGCCGCCGCTGGCCGAACTCGTCGGCGCCGACGAGGCGGACCGGCTCGCGCTGGACGCGGCGCTCGGCGCCTGGACCGAGGCCCTGGTCGTCCCCGACGACGACGCGGCGGACGCGGCCATCGGGCGGCTCCGCGCCGCCGAGCGCGGCCGGGCGACCTTCCTCGTCCTCTCGCGCGTCGGCAAGACGCAGACGGAGCGGTCGCCCGCGCCTCCGGGCTCGACGCCCGCGCTGGCACTCGCCAAAGCGGATGCGCGCCTTCAGCCGCTCCTCCAGGCGCTGCTGGGCAACACGTTCGTGGTCGGCTCGCTGATGGAGGCGCGGGCGCTGCGCGACACCTACCCCGTCGCCCGGTTCGTGACCCGCGAGGGCGCGTGGACGGATGCGAGCGGCGCCGTCCACGGCGGCTCGGCGACGCCGTCCGAGGGCGCGGGGCGCTTCGGCGTCCGCGAGCGGCTGGCAGACGCGGCCGAGGCGCTGGCCGAGGCCGAGCGTGTCCGCGACGCGGCCGAGACCGCCGCCGAGGCAGCCCGCGCCGCCCGCGACGCCGCTGAGCAGGCGCGTCGGCAGGCCGAGCAGGCACGCGACGCCGCCCGCACCGCCCGCGACGCGGCACGCGACGCCGTGACCCGCGCGGACGCCCAGGCGTCCGCGCGAGACGCCCAGGCCGCCCGCCTCGGCGCCCGCGCCGACGAGCTCCGCCAGCAGATCGAGGCCCTGCCGGAGGCGGATGCGCTGGAGGACGAGGCATCGGCTCGGCGGCTCGCCGCGTCCGACGCCGAAGCCCGCCAGGCCCGCGCCGACGCCGCGCTGGACGCGGCTTCGGCCGCCCGCCAGACCGCCGAGGCCGCGTGGAGCGACGCCCGCCTTGCCCACGCCCGCGCCCAGTCGGCCGCGCAGGCCGCCCGCGACGCGCGGGACCGCGCCCGCGCCATCCGCGCCGACATCGCCCGCCGGCAGGCCGACCGCGACGCCGAGGCGGAGCGCCTCGCGGCCGAGATCGCGGAGACCGGGGCCGCCGCCGAGACCGTCACCGCCCGCCTCGACGCCGAACGCCGCCGCACCGACGCCCTCCAGACGACCGCCTCCGACGCCGAGACGGCCGTCCTCCAGGGCCGCGCCCGCATCGCCGACGCCGAGCGCGGCCTGCGCGAGCTCCGCCAGCAGCGCGAAGTCGCCGCGACGGCCCGCGCCGACGCGGAGCGCCGCCTCGCCGAGGTCGCCACCCGGCAGGAGACGACCCTGGAGCGGCTTCAGGAGGAGCACGGCGCCGACCTCGACGACGCCAACGAGGAACTCGACCGCCTCCAGGCCGAGGAGCTGTTCCAGCCCGAGACCGCCCGCGCCGAGATCCCGGACCTGCGGCGCAAGATCCGCGACCTCGGCGCCGTCAACGCGCTCGCGCTGGAGAGCTACGAGGAGGAGCAGGAGCGCCTCGCCTTCCTCCAGGGCCAGCGCACCGACCTCGCCGACGCCGAGGCGTCGCTCCTCGAAACCATCCGCGAGATCAACGAGACCGCCCGCGCGCGCTTCGACGAGACGTTCTCCCAGGTCCGCGAGGCGTTCCAGAAGATCTTCGCCGACCTCTTCGGCGGCGACGCCACGGCCGACGTCACGCTCGACGGCGACGACCCGCTGGAGGCGCCCGTCTCGATCACGGCCCGCCCGAAGGGCAAGCGGCCCGTCTCGCTGACCCAACTCTCCGGCGGTGAGAAGACGCTCACCGCGACCGCGCTCCTGTTCGCGATCTACCTCGTCAAGCCGTCGCCGTTCTGCATCCTCGACGAGGTCGACGCGCCGCTCGACGACGCCAACGTGGGCCGCTTCATGCGCCTCATCCGCTCCTTCGCCGACTCGACGCAGTTCATCCTCGTCACCCACAACAAGCTGACGATGGAGGCTGCCGACCGCATGTACGGCGTGACGATGCCGACGCCTGGCATCAGCCGCCTCGTCGGCGTCCGGTTCGACGAAGAGGAGACGGCCGTCGAGGCCTAG
- a CDS encoding L,D-transpeptidase family protein codes for MARLTALAVLLVLAAPSAQAVSPNPAARLADALDRYRAVAQAGGWPTIPEVGPLVYPGGTDATQVPLLRRRLQAEGALGAAAPTGDTLDPALAAALAATQARLGLASDGILGPNTRVALNVPAAERARRIAQAVERLPALDLPTSGRFVLVNLPEYRVRGFENGREVITMKTVVGADADGWRTPTFRDEIEYLVFRPYWNVPTSIAINELVPKGADALAAEGYELVRSFSADAEIHPMTPENLQRLVDGHLLIRQGAGPANALGLLKIMFPNANNIYLHDTPAKGFFARDERALSHGCVRLEQPAAMGAWLLGWDEAEVRAAMESGTQSQVDLATRVPVVIAYLPAWADDDGAVWFGRDPYGLLG; via the coding sequence ATGGCTCGTCTGACCGCCCTCGCCGTCCTCCTCGTGCTCGCCGCGCCGTCCGCGCAGGCCGTGTCGCCGAACCCCGCCGCCCGGCTGGCGGACGCGCTCGACCGGTACCGCGCCGTCGCCCAGGCGGGCGGCTGGCCGACGATCCCGGAGGTCGGCCCGCTCGTCTACCCCGGCGGCACCGACGCCACGCAGGTGCCCCTGCTCCGCCGCCGCCTCCAGGCCGAGGGCGCCCTCGGGGCTGCCGCGCCCACCGGCGACACGCTCGACCCGGCCCTCGCCGCCGCCCTCGCCGCCACCCAGGCCCGCCTCGGCCTCGCCTCCGACGGCATCCTCGGGCCCAACACGCGCGTCGCCCTCAACGTCCCGGCCGCCGAGCGTGCCCGCCGCATCGCCCAGGCCGTCGAGCGGCTCCCCGCCCTCGACCTGCCCACGTCCGGCCGCTTCGTGCTCGTCAACCTGCCCGAGTACCGCGTGCGCGGCTTCGAGAACGGCCGCGAGGTGATCACCATGAAGACCGTCGTCGGGGCCGACGCCGACGGCTGGCGCACGCCCACCTTCCGCGACGAGATCGAGTACCTCGTCTTCCGGCCGTACTGGAACGTCCCGACCTCCATCGCGATCAACGAGTTGGTCCCGAAGGGCGCCGACGCGCTCGCCGCCGAGGGCTACGAACTCGTCCGCAGCTTCAGCGCCGACGCCGAGATCCACCCGATGACGCCGGAGAACCTCCAGCGGCTCGTCGACGGCCACCTGCTCATCCGGCAGGGCGCCGGGCCAGCCAACGCGCTCGGCCTGCTGAAGATCATGTTTCCGAACGCCAACAACATCTACCTCCACGACACGCCCGCGAAGGGCTTCTTCGCGCGCGACGAGCGGGCGCTGAGCCACGGGTGCGTGCGCCTGGAGCAGCCCGCCGCGATGGGGGCCTGGCTCCTCGGCTGGGACGAGGCCGAGGTGCGGGCCGCGATGGAGTCCGGCACCCAGTCGCAGGTGGACCTCGCGACCCGCGTCCCGGTCGTGATCGCCTACCTCCCCGCCTGGGCCGACGACGACGGCGCCGTCTGGTTCGGCCGCGACCCCTACGGCCTGCTGGGGTAG
- a CDS encoding OmpA family protein, with product MIRFLLLLLLSLTVAETADAQIWRRARDAARRGAERAVERQAEDRARRATEAAIDGMFDAGENAVRCVFTDQACIDDAQSRGEDVVLTDADGAPVDRSGAPVGEGNASDAVVRSASGGGAAAPASARPGEGAWANYDFVPGERPLFVEDFESDLVGNVPRRVTFHDGVMEVVEENGNQMLRFGNASAIALPLPEVLPERFTIEFDLYHGDNWNYTVLGTGPLTDPDDDFHTFHGDLKNHTAAEFRVGSFFQTGVSSDDGGSSLQNQSAHEEAMVPVRIAVDGSYVKMYIGTERVANVPNADVQRTDRILWAVAGEVAAIDDGYNGPILVDNIRVAAGGREILYDKLQADGRVALGGILFDTASARLRPESTPTLRDLQRMLDQNSAVRLRIEGHTDDTGSADANRRLSQERAAAVAAWLTSQGIDGARLEAVGMGPDQPAAGNDTPEGRAQNRRVEVVLL from the coding sequence ATGATTCGCTTCCTGCTTCTCCTGCTTCTGTCTCTCACCGTCGCCGAGACCGCCGACGCCCAGATCTGGCGCCGCGCCCGTGACGCCGCCCGCCGTGGGGCCGAGCGCGCCGTCGAACGGCAGGCCGAGGACCGCGCCCGCCGCGCCACCGAGGCCGCCATCGACGGGATGTTCGATGCAGGCGAGAACGCCGTCCGGTGCGTGTTCACCGATCAAGCCTGCATCGACGACGCCCAGTCGCGCGGCGAGGACGTGGTGCTGACCGACGCCGACGGCGCGCCGGTCGACCGCTCCGGCGCGCCCGTCGGCGAGGGCAACGCATCCGACGCCGTCGTCCGGTCCGCCTCGGGTGGCGGGGCGGCGGCCCCGGCCAGCGCCCGCCCCGGCGAGGGCGCCTGGGCCAACTACGACTTCGTGCCCGGCGAGCGCCCGCTGTTCGTCGAGGACTTCGAGTCCGACCTGGTCGGCAACGTGCCCCGGCGCGTGACCTTCCACGACGGCGTGATGGAGGTCGTCGAAGAGAACGGCAACCAGATGCTCCGCTTCGGCAACGCGAGCGCCATCGCGCTGCCCCTCCCGGAGGTCTTGCCCGAGCGGTTCACGATCGAGTTCGACCTGTACCACGGCGACAACTGGAACTACACCGTCCTCGGCACGGGCCCGCTGACCGACCCCGACGACGACTTCCACACCTTCCACGGCGACCTGAAGAACCACACCGCGGCCGAGTTCCGCGTCGGGAGCTTCTTCCAGACCGGCGTCTCGTCCGACGACGGCGGCTCGTCGCTCCAGAATCAGAGTGCCCACGAGGAGGCCATGGTGCCCGTCCGCATCGCCGTGGACGGCAGCTACGTCAAGATGTACATCGGCACGGAGCGCGTCGCGAACGTCCCCAACGCCGACGTGCAGCGCACCGACCGCATCCTCTGGGCCGTCGCGGGCGAGGTCGCGGCCATCGACGATGGCTACAACGGGCCGATCCTGGTCGACAACATCCGCGTGGCCGCGGGCGGGCGCGAGATCCTCTACGACAAGCTCCAGGCCGACGGCCGCGTGGCGCTCGGCGGCATCCTGTTCGACACCGCCTCGGCGCGGCTCCGGCCGGAGTCCACCCCGACGCTCCGCGACCTGCAGCGGATGCTGGACCAGAACAGCGCCGTCCGCCTGCGCATCGAGGGCCACACCGACGACACGGGCTCGGCGGACGCCAACCGGCGCCTCAGCCAGGAGCGCGCGGCCGCCGTCGCGGCGTGGCTGACCAGCCAGGGCATTGACGGCGCGCGCCTGGAGGCCGTCGGGATGGGTCCCGACCAGCCTGCGGCAGGCAACGACACGCCCGAGGGCCGCGCGCAGAACCGCCGCGTGGAGGTGGTGCTGCTCTGA
- a CDS encoding alpha/beta fold hydrolase — protein sequence MLRSFLLLTLAVLASASATAQSAPPLTVEPYLFEAGDGRSVEAELGRFHVPENRARADGRTLELTFVRFPSTSPTPGPPIVYLAGGPGGSGIGTARGTRFDLFQSLREVADVIAFDQRGTGLSEGPPECPHQVTLSLDATPREAVADAYADATRACLAHWRRLGVDLGAYNTEESADDLDALREALGADQISLWAISYGTHLALSTIRRHPEFIARAVLAGVEGPDHTLKLPSDQQALLVEIDRRNRVQNPEAPSLLADMEAVLDRLRTDPVTVETEVEGEAVAVGVGAFEVQWLAANLLGGPELSMQLPALFAAMRADDFSGVAPWLVYLKAPAPIGAMSSAMDAASGASLLRRARIASEARRTVLGDAINVPGPILGAVLRVPDLGPAFRQPVVSDVPTLFISGTLDGRTPASNADEVRAGFSRHAHLVIDGAGHSDPLFLGSPVILERMRTFFGGAMVPTETIPMAE from the coding sequence ATGCTTCGTTCCTTCCTGCTCCTCACCCTGGCCGTACTCGCGTCCGCGTCGGCCACTGCTCAGTCCGCCCCGCCCCTCACCGTCGAGCCGTACCTGTTCGAGGCTGGCGACGGGCGGTCCGTCGAGGCCGAACTCGGACGATTCCACGTCCCGGAGAACCGGGCGCGGGCGGACGGGCGGACCCTCGAACTCACCTTCGTCCGCTTCCCGAGCACGAGCCCGACGCCGGGCCCGCCCATCGTCTACCTCGCGGGCGGCCCCGGCGGGTCGGGAATCGGGACGGCGCGGGGCACGCGCTTCGACCTCTTCCAGTCGCTCCGCGAGGTCGCCGACGTGATCGCGTTCGACCAGCGGGGCACGGGCCTTTCAGAAGGCCCCCCCGAGTGCCCGCACCAGGTCACGCTGTCGCTCGACGCGACCCCGCGGGAGGCCGTCGCCGACGCCTATGCCGACGCCACCCGGGCGTGCCTGGCCCACTGGCGCCGCCTCGGCGTGGACCTGGGCGCCTACAACACCGAGGAGAGTGCCGACGACCTGGACGCGCTGCGAGAGGCGCTGGGCGCGGACCAGATCTCGCTCTGGGCGATCAGCTATGGCACGCACCTCGCGCTCTCGACGATCCGGCGCCACCCCGAGTTCATCGCGCGGGCCGTGCTCGCAGGCGTCGAGGGGCCCGATCACACGCTCAAGCTGCCGTCCGACCAGCAGGCCTTACTGGTCGAGATCGACCGCCGCAACCGGGTCCAGAATCCGGAGGCGCCGTCGCTCCTCGCCGACATGGAGGCCGTCCTCGACCGGCTTCGGACCGACCCCGTGACGGTCGAGACCGAGGTCGAGGGCGAGGCCGTCGCGGTCGGCGTCGGCGCGTTCGAGGTGCAGTGGCTCGCGGCCAACCTCCTCGGCGGGCCGGAACTCTCGATGCAACTCCCGGCGCTGTTCGCGGCCATGCGGGCGGACGACTTCTCGGGCGTGGCGCCGTGGCTCGTCTACCTCAAGGCCCCCGCTCCGATCGGCGCGATGTCGTCGGCGATGGACGCGGCCTCCGGGGCCTCGCTCCTGCGCCGGGCTCGGATCGCGAGCGAGGCGCGGCGGACGGTGCTGGGCGACGCCATCAACGTTCCCGGTCCCATCCTCGGCGCAGTGCTCCGGGTGCCCGACCTCGGTCCCGCTTTCCGCCAGCCGGTCGTGTCGGACGTGCCGACGCTGTTCATCAGCGGCACGCTGGACGGGCGGACGCCGGCGAGCAACGCCGACGAGGTCCGCGCCGGGTTCTCGCGCCACGCCCACCTCGTGATCGACGGGGCCGGGCACTCGGACCCGCTCTTCCTCGGCTCGCCCGTCATCCTGGAACGGATGCGGACGTTCTTCGGCGGCGCGATGGTGCCGACCGAGACGATCCCGATGGCCGAGTGA